A genome region from Dioscorea cayenensis subsp. rotundata cultivar TDr96_F1 unplaced genomic scaffold, TDr96_F1_v2_PseudoChromosome.rev07_lg8_w22 25.fasta BLBR01000275.1, whole genome shotgun sequence includes the following:
- the LOC120253992 gene encoding uncharacterized protein LOC120253992 translates to MASGGSSSPSSSKPPSPGSWAQIASNAARTSEASPLHNHHLLNKLKSSTTQFVHLDEDSLARARMRFQHSLYGKFFGKPPAFDQVKMSLMAKWQEFGEVVISDLPNGFLLIRCSSHETMQGILMGGPWSINGIILQLFPWKPFFEPAFAKLNSAAIWVQLHNLHVDFSEAETLESITAHMGNLLKVDDLTSSLTRSRFARVCLEIDLSKPLSRGFWLGDDTQRIFVVVLYEKLPTFCYTCGLVGHGTNSCSRSSVPGLDRTPPPFRVQRGPAAESIQDVGVIGPKDTPMTSDPGSMPDNSLLNPSEALTDREFGPWLLVSHQRGRACGRDGGTRAAHVPGRGGHASVRAPRAEGSGADAIPLRDFSSSDMPGIGNQNFGSIITVAPREDAPSNGSLSLMVDDSPSNGSHWLETDGSYPNGSLLNRPSRPSEKTPNSNRSKARDSPLQRSSSPPPVLRLAQGVETTSLPVDTSNSHSMVVDKVSAALEPSHSDEDASGSSGNEDDAMTDDDVAGMSAEAEEADDLMTLDQFQVEQRRGALVRKCLQVPSDSHKKGRMDAGGSSPA, encoded by the exons atggcaagcgggggaaGCTCCTCGCCGTCCTCTAGCAAACCTCCATCTCCTGGGTCTTGGGCCCAAATCGCTTCTAATGCTGCTCGTACATCGGAAGCATCTCCTTTGCACAACCATCATCTTCTGAACAAGCTCAAAAGTTCCACAACCCAATTTGTCCACCTGGATGAGGACTCTCTTGCAAGAGCACGGATGCGCTTCCAGCACTCACTATACGGAAAATTTTTTGGAAAACCTCCGGCCTTTGACCAAGTGAAGATGAGTCTGATGGCCAAATGGCAGGAGTTTGGTGAGGTTGTTATCTCTGATCTCCCTAATGGATTTCTTTTGATTCGTTGTTCTTCTCATGAAACTATGCAAGGGATTTTAATGGGAGGTCCTTGGTCCATCAATGGTATCATCCTTCAGTTGTTTCCTTGGAAGCCATTCTTTGAACCGGCCTTCGCCAAGCTCAACTCGGCGGCCATCTGGGTTCAACTTCATAACTTGCATGTCGATTTCTCGGAAGCGGAAACTCTGGAATCAATCACTGCGCATATGGGTAACCTTCTTAAGGTTGATGATCTCACTTCGTCCCTTACTCGGTCGAGATTCGCCCGTGTCTGTCTGGAAATTGATCTCTCTAAGCCGTTAAGCCGGGGTTTCTGGCTGGGGGATGATACCCAGCGCATCTTTGTGGTGGTGTTGTATGAGAAGTTGCCGACGTTTTGTTATACATGTGGGCTTGTTGGGCATGGCACGAACTCTTGTTCTCGTTCCTCTGTTCCTGGTCTGGATCGTACTCCTCCACCCTTTCGCGTCCAGCGAGGGCCGGCGGCAGAGTCGATTCAGGATGTAGGGGTGATTGGACCAAAAGATACCCCGATGACCTCTGATCCCGGTTCTATGCCTGATAATTCTCTGTTGAATCCATCGGAAGCTTTGACGGATCGAGAGTTTGGTCCATGGTTGCTCGTCTCTCATCAGCGTGGCCGGGCCTGCGGGCGTGATGGTGGCACTCGTGCCGCTCACGTGCC GGGTAGAGGTGGTCACGCCTCTGTTCGCGCTCCACGCGCCGAAGGTTCTGGTGCTGATGCGATCCCTCTGCGTGACTTCTCTTCATCTGACATGCCAGGTATTGGAAACCAAAACTTTGGTTCTATCATTACTGTGGCTCCTAGGGAGGATGCCCCATCCAACGGCTCCCTTTCGCTTATGGTTGATGATTCCCCATCCAACGGCTCTCATTGGCTTGAGACTGATGGCTCCTATCCCAACGGGTCTCTGCTGAACAGGCCTTCTCGTCCCTCAGAGAAAACCCCTAATTCTAATCGCTCCAAAGCACGTGATTCCCCCCTGCAACGATCCTCGTCTCCTCCCCCTGTCCTTCGCTTGGCGCAGGGAGTGGAGACCACATCTTTGCCTGTTGATACTTCCAACTCTCACTCGATGGTGGTTGACAAGGTCTCTGCGGCCCTGGAACCTTCTCATTCTGATGAAGATGCCTCGGGGTCCTCTGGCAATGAGGATGATGCGATGACCGATGATGATGTAGCTGGGATGTCGGCTGAAGCGGAGGAAGCCGATGACCTTATGACTCTGGATCAGTTCCAAGTGGAACAACGGCGAGGTGCGCTGGTGAGGAAGTGCCTGCAGGTTCCTAGTGACTCTCATAAGAAGGGTCGTATGGACGCTGGTGGTTCTTCGCCCGCATAG
- the LOC120253988 gene encoding protein trichome birefringence-like 33 — translation MKFSSSSSSSSMRKNSSTYSSYLITISFIIFVTILYGEDLTCILRQPFLYYQQLDHFDQQQLLQQQASEKNRTVPFVVGTTEPGCDIFSGEWVYDEETRPQYEEEECPYIQPQLTCQAQGRPDKAYQHWRWQPHGCSLPSFNATLMLEKLRGKRMLFVGDSLNRGQFVSMVCLLHRVIPEGEKSFKTVESLTNFHAKEYNASIDFYWAPFLVESNSDNAIVHRVSDRIVRGGSIKKHARHWKGVDIMVFNTYLWWMTGMPMKILRGSFSGDMKNITLLETPDAYRLALRRMLKWLEKNMDPQKTRVFFTSMSPTHEKSFEWGGEQGGNCYNETTPIKDPNYWGRGSRKSIMQVVKQVFETSKIPITVINITQLSEYRKDAHTSIYKKQWNPLTPEQLANPRSYSDCVHWCLPGLQDTWNELLFTKLFFP, via the exons ATgaagttttcttcatcttcatcttcatcctcaatGAGAAAGAACTCCTCCACCTATTCCTCATACCTTATCACCATATCCTTCATCATCTTTGTGACCATTCTCTATGGTGAAGACCTCACTTGCATTCTTAGGCAACCATTCCTCTACTATCAACAACTAGACCACTTTGATCAACAACAACTACTCCAACAACAAG CCTCAGAGAAAAATAGGACAGTGCCGTTCGTGGTGGGAACGACAGAGCCCGGGTGTGATATCTTCTCCGGTGAGTGGGTTTACGATGAAGAAACCCGGCCtcaatatgaagaagaagaatgccCTTATATTCAACCTCAACTAACTTGTCAAGCTCAAGGTAGGCCTGATAAGGCTTATCAACATTGGAGGTGGCAACCTCATGGATGTTCTCTACCAAG CTTTAATGCTACTTTAATGCTTGAGAAGTTAAGGGGAAAGAGAATGTTGTTTGTGGGTGATTCATTGAACCGTGGGCAGTTTGTCTCTATGGTTTGTCTTCTTCATAGAGTGATCCCTGAAGGAGAAAAATCCTTCAAAACCGTTGAATCTCTTACAAACTTTCATGCAAAg GAGTATAATGCTAGCATTGACTTCTATTGGGCTCCATTCCTCGTCGAATCAAACTCTGATAATGCGATTGTGCATAGAGTTTCCGATCGAATAGTCCGTGGAGGATCGATTAAAAAGCATGCTAGACATTGGAAAGGAGTAGACATCATGGTCTTTAATACTTATCTTTGGTGGATGACTGGCATGCCAATGAAGATCTT GAGAGGTTCTTTTAGTGGGGATATGAAGAACATAACATTGTTAGAAACTCCAGATGCATATCGATTAGCTTTGCGGAGGATGTTGAAATGGTTGGAGAAAAACATGGATCCTCAGAAGACAAGAGTGTTCTTCACTAGCATGTCTCCTACTCATGAGAa GAGTTTTGAATGGGGAGGAGAACAAGGAGGGAATTGCTACAATGAAACAACTCCTATCAAGGATCCGAACTATTGGGGAAGAGGATCAAGGAAGAGCATAATGCAAGTGGTGAAGCAAGTGTTTGAAACATCGAAAATTCCAATCACTGTGATCAACATCACTCAGTTATCGGAATACCGAAAAGATGCACACACCTCCATCTACAAGAAACAATGGAATCCATTGACACCAGAGCAACTTGCCAATCCAAGAAGCTATTCTGATTGTGTTCATTGGTGTCTCCCTGGTCTTCAAGACACATGGAATGAGCTTCTCTTTACAAAGCTTTTCTTTCCTTGA
- the LOC120253993 gene encoding protein trichome birefringence-like 33 gives MEFSSSLYFIALSSVIIFVITTFYGKNFTNIFEISIQQPHQQKQENEKLPFAVGKTEKECDIFNGSWVYDNISRPMFEEHECPFIEKKMMCQAHGRPDKGYQHWRWQPHNCSLPSFNATFMLEKLRGKTMIFVGDSLNRGQFSSMVCLLQRSIPQHAKSFEIHEPRFIFKAKEYNASIEFYWAPFLLESNCDNFYYHRLSDRTVRKGSINVHAQHWKEADILVVDTYIWWMTGLKLKIIQGKGKGEEEMINMEGEDAYRMGLKELVGWVEKNMDPRKTRVFFVTMSPSHPM, from the exons ATGGagttctcttcttctctctatTTCATTGCTTTGTCTTCAGTTATCATCTTTGTGATAACCACATTTTATGGCAAGAACTTCACCAACATCTTTGAGATATCAATCCAACAACctcatcaacaaaaacaag AGAACGAGAAGTTACCGTTTGCGGTGGGGAAGACGGAGAAGGAGTGTGATATTTTCAATGGTTCATGGGTCTATGACAATATATCAAGACCGATGTTCGAAGAGCATGAGTGCCCCTTCATTGAAAAGAAGATGATGTGTCAAGCTCATGGAAGGCCTGATAAAGGTTATCAACATTGGAGATGGCAACCTCATAACTGTTCCTTGCCAAG CTTCAATGCAACATTTATGCTCGAAAAGCTTCGAGGAAAGACGATGATCTTTGTCGGAGATTCACTCAACCGTGGCCAATTCTCCTCCATGgtttgtcttctccaaagatcaATCCCACAACATGCAAAATCCTTTGAAATACATGAACCGAGATTCATCTTCAAAGCCAAG GAGTATAATGCATCGATCGAGTTTTATTGGGCACCATTTCTCTTGGAATCAAACTGTGACAACTTCTACTATCACCGATTATCAGATCGAACTGTGAGAAAAGGATCGATCAATGTGCATGCTCAACATTGGAAAGAAGCTGATATTTTGGTTGTTGATACTTATATTTGGTGGATGACAGGGCTTAAGTTGAAGatcat acaaggaaaaggaaaaggagagGAGGAGATGATAAATATGGAAGGTGAAGATGCATATAGGATGGGGTTGAAAGAGTTGGTAGGGTGGGTTGAGAAGAACATGGATCCTAGAAAAACTAGGGTTTTCTTTGTCACCATGTCACCTTCACATCCCATGTga